CGAGGAAGCAGAGGCGGGGGCTCGCCTGACCGATTACGACGAGGCGCATTTCCTGATCAAGCGGGAAGTGATGCCCGATGGCCAGGTCAAGCTGATCCTCAAGGAGAAGGCCAGCGGGCGCGTGGTGCAAAAGATCGTCAGCGCCTAAAGCGACGGGCGTCGGGGTCTGGCTCAGGAGGGGAGGAGGTCATGGAAAAGGTTCGTGTTGGCGTGATCGGCAGCGGGTTTATCGGCCACATTCACGTCGATGGCCTCAAGCGGGTGCCGGAGGCGGAGATCGTCGCTGTGGCGTCGCGCACGCCCGGCAAGGCCCGCCGCTTCGCCGATGAGCGGGGCATCCCGTATGCTTACGAGGACTACCGCCAGCTGCTGGCGCGGGATGACATCCAGGCGGTAACCGTTGGCGTGCCGAATTACCTGCACGAGGAAGTCGTGATCGCCGCGGCGGAAGCGGGCAAACATATCATGTGCGAGAAGCCGTTCACGACGACCATGCGTGCGGCCCGCAATATGCTGGCGGCGGTCAGGAACGCCGGGGTCAAGCTGGTCTACGGCGAGATGTTGTGCTTTGCGCCCAAGTATGTCCGCGCCAAGCGGCTGGTGGAGGAGGGCGCGCTGGGTAAGGTGTTCCTGGTCAAGCAGAGCGAGGAGCATGACGGCCCACACTCGCCCTGGTTCTGGGATGTCAATCTGTCGGGTGGCGGCGTGCTGCTGGACATGGGCTGCCACTCGATCGAGTTCGCCCGCTGGATCCTGGACCGGCCGCAGGTGCGCAGCGTTGGCGCCACGCTGGGCACGTTCGTGCACCGTGACCGCACGCAGGGCGAGGATCACGCGATCTGCATCATCGAATTCGAAAACGACGCCATCGCTATCGCCGAGAATAGCTGGGCCAAGACCGGCGGCATCGATGACCGTTGTGAGATCTACGGCTCCAAAGGCAACACGCGGGCTGACCTGATTCATGGCAACGCCCTGATCACCCACAGTAAAGTCGGCTACGGTTACGCCGTGGAAAAGGCTGATACCACCGTTGGCTGGACCTTCACCGGTTTTGAGGAAGAGTGGAACTATGGTTTCCCGCAGGAAATGCAGCACTTCATCAACGTGATCAAGGGCCGCGAGGAGCCGGTCGAGCGCGGCGAAGACGGCCTGGAGGTGCTGAAGATCATCCATGCAGCGTACCAGTCGGCGGGCGAGGGGCGTAAGATCACCTGGCCCTATGAGCCGCCTGACGTCCAGAAGCCGATTGACCTGTGGCTGAAGGCCTGACCAACCTGAGCGGATGATTATTCTGGCGGCCTGCCCGCAGCTAGAGGCAGGCCGCTCGCTTTGTGGTTTGTCGTCAGGCAGTCCTGTGCAGTACTGTCCACATCCCAGCCAGCATATCACTGTGCGGTTCAAAGCCATACTGGCGGTAAAACGGGATGGCGGTGGGCGTGGCGAACAGCCCCACGAAAGCATCACCCGGCGCGGCAGCACGGATGAACGCCAGCAGGCGCTCCAGCATCGCCCCGCCGACGCCCTGGCCCT
This genomic window from Anaerolineae bacterium contains:
- a CDS encoding Gfo/Idh/MocA family oxidoreductase, which encodes MEKVRVGVIGSGFIGHIHVDGLKRVPEAEIVAVASRTPGKARRFADERGIPYAYEDYRQLLARDDIQAVTVGVPNYLHEEVVIAAAEAGKHIMCEKPFTTTMRAARNMLAAVRNAGVKLVYGEMLCFAPKYVRAKRLVEEGALGKVFLVKQSEEHDGPHSPWFWDVNLSGGGVLLDMGCHSIEFARWILDRPQVRSVGATLGTFVHRDRTQGEDHAICIIEFENDAIAIAENSWAKTGGIDDRCEIYGSKGNTRADLIHGNALITHSKVGYGYAVEKADTTVGWTFTGFEEEWNYGFPQEMQHFINVIKGREEPVERGEDGLEVLKIIHAAYQSAGEGRKITWPYEPPDVQKPIDLWLKA